The DNA window TGTCCTCGCGGAGGATGAAGCCAACGTCCAGAAACGATTGTAAAACTCTCGGTGTAATAGGAACGAAATGTTTGTGCCTCCTAGTATCACCTATGAGGATCGCGCAGTGTTTACCGGGCTTTAACACACGATAGCTTTCCACTGCAATTTTGCGCATTTCTTCCACAAACTCAGCGATTTTATGCACCCTTGAAAGATCTCCCTCTACGCGTTGGTGGGAGTATGGGATGATACTCGCATAAGGCGGGTGAGTGGCAACTAAGTCTATGCTTTCATCCTCAATCAAGTCAAGGTTGCGGGCATCTCCAACATAGGTCCTGATCTCTGGCTCCTCATAATCTTCGTCAAGAGGTTTATACTTGAAATCCAACCGATTACGCATGACCATCACCGCATCGGGATTTATGTCCACGCCTATCCCGCATCTTTGAAGGAGTTTACACTCCACTAGGGTGGTTCCAGAACCAGCCATCTGATCTAGAACTAAATCATTTTTTTTTGTATAGCGGAGGATCAAATTACGAGGAATATAAGGGGACCAATTGCCACGATAATTGCCAACGTGAGTTGCCCAATCACCTCGATCAGGGAACGACCAAACTGTGGTAGTCTCTGGGGTAAAATTTTCTGGGGCAAATTTTGTAATCTTGTGGTTCTTTGGCAATAAAACTTTGACATTTTCAATAACCACATGGTCGTGCGTTTCTAAGAATTTTCGATAATCTTCATATGTTATCTCTTTCATCGACTTATAGTCTTTGGTGATCATTTTATCACTTTCTGGAAGATATTTTTCTCTTCTCTTTACGATTCCTCCAGCATTAGCATGTTCACCGAATGGCTCTTCGGTCGTTTTTATCATTCTATAGCACATGGATTCGACCAACGTTCCCACCAAACATTTGGGCGGGAATTCTTTATAAGGGAGGAATAAGCGGTGAAAGTCAATCTCAGTCGTTGTAAAACGACCATCACCAATTCTTATATAATTCAACCCCTATATTTATTTTGCTGTAACGCTGCTTTGTTGCATAATTAACCAATTTCTATTCTTTCATTTTTTAAATTTTCTTATGGATATGCCCATAGCGTTCTATTAGTTATATCATAATGTATCAAGGCATTATAGAAAAGATACTTCACTTCATGAAACATATTCTCCAAATTTACGTTTGACTGCAGAGAAAATGCTCTCAGTATACCATCTCTTACCATAATCATAACTAGTTTACGGAACTCACATGCGTACTTTTTAGTTTTAAATGTAGCACCTGCATTTCTTCTGATTTTTATTCCTGCCCTAATACGATGCTTGTTAAGTTTTGAAAATTTTCGTTAGAATCGTATGCACTATCTGCGTTTGCCTGTACAACCTTGCCTCCTTTTGCCTCTACATTTTCTACAGATTGATATACTAAATTTTCAAATTCTTCGTTATCATGCTCTTTTCATCAGTGACTGCAATACCTACTCTGTTTTCTTCTATCCATCCTCTGCGAACTTTCCATTTATGTCGCATCCACTCACCTCTGTTTGTTATCTTTACAAGAGTAAGGCGAGGGATATCACAACTTCTTTTTCTTTGTATTGAGTTAAGGTCTTTCTTATTTGGAGCTCTCCTATTTACCCTTCTGCATATCGGAGAATACTCCAGCACCCTAAAACTCACTAACTTAGATACCACTTAAAAATCCTTTCAGACCCTGTAATCTACTTTTTCTTTTCATATTTCCATCCCAAGAGTAAATAGGTTTAGACTATTTTAATATTTATGCAAAAAAGCATATTAACCGATAGCTTTATATATATAAAAAAAAAAATTTACATATTGGTGAGAAAAATGAAAGGGAAAATAGTGTTGGTAGGATTAGTAATTCTTATAACAACAATTTCAACAGTAAAAGGAGAAAATCTATCAACTTCAGATGTTGAACCAAGAGACAATATATTTGCAGATATAGCACAAAGTCAACTAATGCCTCCTCCATATGTTGAACGAGGAGACATTGTATTTGCAGATGAAATGCCTATGAAACCTATCATAACCG is part of the Thermoplasmatales archaeon genome and encodes:
- a CDS encoding methyltransferase domain-containing protein, yielding MIKTTEEPFGEHANAGGIVKRREKYLPESDKMITKDYKSMKEITYEDYRKFLETHDHVVIENVKVLLPKNHKITKFAPENFTPETTTVWSFPDRGDWATHVGNYRGNWSPYIPRNLILRYTKKNDLVLDQMAGSGTTLVECKLLQRCGIGVDINPDAVMVMRNRLDFKYKPLDEDYEEPEIRTYVGDARNLDLIEDESIDLVATHPPYASIIPYSHQRVEGDLSRVHKIAEFVEEMRKIAVESYRVLKPGKHCAILIGDTRRHKHFVPITPRVLQSFLDVGFILREDIIKLQWKMKTTREKWKGKYDFLLIAHEHLYVFRKPEKGEKLNRFKESTKWWNKEEQDA